The sequence GCAGTTGATCACCGGCGCGATTGCCCAAACGGCGGTGGAGCACGACTCTGCGGCGATCGAACCGATTCTCGATCAACTCGAAGAGAACGGTTTAACGCCCGAAGCGATGCTGGCCGACACGGCCTACGGCAGCGACGACAACGTGCAAACGTGCGAACACAAAGGCGTCGAGTTGGTCAGCCCGACATCGGGGAAGAAGCCTGACGACGTGGATGCGACGAACAGCGACGACTTCGTGGTGAACGAATTGACGGACGAAGTGGAATGTTGCCCGCGGGGCGAGAATCCAGTCGAGTCGAGCCGCGACGAAGTGACGGGGCAAACGTTGGTGGTGATGGACAAGCGGTCTTGTGCCGAGTGCCCGCACCGCGATGGCTGCCCGGTAAAGCGTCGCCGTGACGGTCATTACGAGTACCGGTTTACCGACAAGCAACGTCGCTTGGACGCGCGTCGTCGCGAGGAAGCGACGAGTGTGTTTCGTGAGCGTTACCGAAAACGGTCGGGCATCGAAGCCACCAACAGCATCTTGAAGCGGAAGACCGGTTTGGGCCGTGTTCGCGTGCGAGGTCGTCCCAGCGTTTTCCACTCGATCTTGCTG is a genomic window of bacterium containing:
- a CDS encoding transposase, coding for MVEDKIEIRKHPGGDVIQNPSDRDATRDGKKGPGYQVQLVETCGEENDVQLITGAIAQTAVEHDSAAIEPILDQLEENGLTPEAMLADTAYGSDDNVQTCEHKGVELVSPTSGKKPDDVDATNSDDFVVNELTDEVECCPRGENPVESSRDEVTGQTLVVMDKRSCAECPHRDGCPVKRRRDGHYEYRFTDKQRRLDARRREEATSVFRERYRKRSGIEATNSILKRKTGLGRVRVRGRPSVFHSILLKVAGWNLLQATRALALRRRSHLAVSLG